ATAAACCCTGCTCCTGCGGAAAAAACTCTCCCCGCCTGGGTCCGATCCTGGGGAGAAAGAAACAGATGATGAAGATCCGCGGGACCACCCTTTATCCCCAGGCAGTATATTCAGCCCTGGACGAAATCGAGGCGGTCGGTGAATATTATCTTGTCGTCAGCCGCGAGAGCAATCTGTCTGACACCATAACCATTTATGCGGCGGTCAACGACGCCTCATGTACGGCTGAGGTTATTCAGGACCGGCTTCAGGCACGGCTGCGGGTGAAACCGTCGGTGGTGATCGATTCTCCGGAAGCGGTACGGCAACAGGTGTTCAACCCGAAATCGAGGAAACCGATCCGGTTCCGGGATAAACGACAGGGGATGAAGTAACCATGCAAACCTGCCCAAGCAAGATTCGTAACTTTGAATTCAGCCGGGAAGAAATCGAAGAGGCAGTAAGAGCTGACCGGCTCCTTTCTCTGGAGATCGAATTCAGCCTGCGCTGCAATTTTCGCTGCTCGTATTGCTACCAGCCGGAAAGCTCTGTGTTCGAACATGAACTGACGGAAGAAGAAATCCGGGATGTTATTCTCCAGGCCAAAGACCTTGGAGCCAGAAAAATCGTTATCCTCGGCGGCGAGCCGATGGTCTATCCCCACATTCTCGAAGTAATTGCCTTTATCCGGCAGCAGGGTCTCGATATCGAGATGTTTACCAACGGCTTTCAGATCACGGCTGCCGTGGCCGGGTATTTGTTCAACCATCAGGTCATGGTGGTCCTCAAGATGAATACTCATGATGAAAAGACCCAGGATATGCTGGCCGGGAAAAAGGGAGCCTACAAAATCATCCAGACTGCGTTTTTGCATTTGAAACAGGCAGGCTACCCCTCCGAAAAAGCTCCTCTGGCAGTCAGCACCATTATCTGCCGGCAGAATATCGATGATCTGGCAGGTATGTGGCAGTGGCTGCGAAATCAAAACATTATTCCCTATTTTGAAATGATTACTCCCCAGGGCAATGCCAGACAGAATGCATGGTTAGCGGTCGATTCAAAAAAAGTGTTTGACGTATTTCAGCAGATCGCCGACATCGACCGCCGTCAATATGGCCAGTGCTGGGACCCTCAGCCTCCTCTGGTCGGCAACAAGTGCCTGCGGCACCGGTTTTCCTGCCTGGTCAATTCGCAGGGGGATGTAATGCCCTGTGTCGGGGTGGGTATTCCTATCGGCAATATCCGGGAGCACAGGCTTTCCGATATCTTGCAGGGGAGTGAGGTTGTCCGGGACCTCAAAAACTTCCGTCACACCATCAAAGGCCCCTGCCGCAGGTGCGAAAAACTCGAGAGCTGCTACGGCTGCCGGGGGGCGGCCTATCAATTGACCGGAGATTATCTGGCCTCGGACCCCTTATGCTGGAAGAACGCCGACCGTCAGGATGAAATCGTTACCCTGCCGATATCGGCCCATGAGATTATCCCGCAGAAAGAACCGATGCGGGTCATCGATTCCCTGCTCAAATTGGGCGAGCGGACAGCGGAAGTTTCGGTAACTATCCGGGAAGATATGCCCGGGGTCGATGAAAACGGCATGATCGACCAGACCCTCTATCTTGAAATGATGGCCCAGGCCGTTGCAGCTCAAAAGGGATTCAAATACCTTGGCACATCTCAATCGCCGCCCGATGGATTTCTGCTGGGAGCCAGAAATCTGGAGATTCTGGGGAGTGCCTGTGTCGGCGATACCCTGACCGTGATGGTAACCCAGTCTGTCCAGTATGGTGATTTTGGGCTGGTACAGGGCACCGTGGTGCGGGGCGGTCAGGTGCTGGCACGAGGGGAGATAAAGGTCTGGCAAAATACCAGTCAGGAGGCAGTTGCTTGAAACAACAGGCAATAGTGTTCATGGTATGGTTTTTACTGTTCGGAATATGCCGCCTCAGTGAACCGGCAATGCAGGAAGCCGGTCGTCCGGATACGCCGCAAATCGTTACGATCCTGAAAAGGCTGGAAGGGAAAATGTCCGGCATAAAAACACTCAGGACCAGTTTCACTCAGGAGAAAAATCTCGCGGTTTTCGATCGCAAGCTCATCCTGAAAGGAACTATTTTTCTGCAAAAGCCTGATCTTTTCGCCTGGCATGTCAAAGATCCGGTCCGCTATTCCCTGCTCATAAAAGGCGGCGCAGTAACTCAATGGGATGAAGAGAGCGGGAAGGTCCAGCACATATCCCTGGCGAAGAATCCCGGATATCAAATTGTCACCCGGCAGTTGCAGGAATGGTTTTCCGGTACCTATACTTCACTGCTTGAGCACTACGAGGTGAGGGTCCTGAATCATGATCCGGTTTGCCTGAAGTTCGATCCCCGCAAAGATGCCCTGGCCAGTAAAGCCATTACCAGTGTCACCGTTACCTTCGATAAGGATGAGCGCTACATTCAAACAATCTCCATCCAGGAAAAGAATGGAGATGGCACCCTCCTTACCTTTACCGATACTCAGCTCAATATTCCCATCGATGCCAGGGCCTGGGAGGTGAAATAGGGTGTCTGACGGCTCTCTCTCACCTTCTCCCCGGATACAGAGAAGGAAATATCTGTTTCCTGGATTGATAGGGGTAATCATCCTTGCCTCGGCCCTTGGCCTGAGATCCATTTCCTTTGACAACAATGTGGAATCCATGCTTCCGGCAGATGAGGAAGTTGTTCGCTCCATCCGGTTTTTCAGAGAATCCGATCTTTCAGACAAGGTTTTCATCTCATTAGGCATAAAGTCTTCCGGCCATTCGACGAAGGAGCTCATTCAGGCCGTCGATCAATTAGCCGCTTCTCTCAGGTCCCCCCTGGTGACCGAGGTGATGACCGGAGTGTCGGAAACCGAGATGCTTAGTGAGATCGATACCCTGCTGACAGGTTTTCCCCAGTTGGCCAGTCAAAAAGACCTCTGCCGCATCGATCGGTTGCTAACCCCCCAGGGAGTCAAAGACAGCCTGGCCAGGGATTTTCAGCACCTTTTAACCCCTGCCAGCAGCTTCATGGTGCCCTTCATCCGCTCGGATCCTTTGGGGATAAAGGCCAGGGTACTGGGCAATCTCCGCACCCTTTATACCAGCCTGGGATATGAAGTCAATCTCGAAGACGGGCACTTTATCAGCAAGGATGGAAGGCATGCCCTGCTCATCCTGAAAACTCCGGTAGTCCTTACCGACGGATTCGGTTCCCGGAAATTGCACGCCTTCCTGCTTGACCGCCTGAAGTCTTTGCCCGACTTTGTCTTCGCAGACATCGTGGCCGGGCACCTTCACTCCATAAGTAATGAAGATGTCCTGAAAAGAGATGTTCGCATCATGACCATTATAGCCTCGGTCGCTTTTGTGCTCTTATTCCTGCTCCTGTTCCAGGATATCAGAGCGATTGCTGTCTTTGTACTGCCCATGGCCGCTGTTCTTGTCGCTACCAGCCTGTCGTCGATGATATTCGATAAGCTCTCCTATTTAGTCATCGGCATGGGAGGAGTTGTTGTCGGGTTTGTCATAGATTATGGCATTTATGTGTATACAGCGGTTATTCGCACCGGCGACAACTCTGCGGCTATTGTTAAAAAGATAGCCGGGCCGGTACTCACCGGGGCACTGACCACGGTGGCCATTTTTATCGCCTTCTTCTTCTCCCATGTTCAGGGGTATTATCAGTTGGCCGCTTTCTCGATTATCAGCATCACCCTGTGCATCCTGGGGTCTTTCTTTATCTTGCCGCATCTCCTTTGCGCTCACCATGACAGCAGGCTGTTAGCCGCAGTCAGAAGGAGCTCTCCTATCCGGCAGGTGGCCATATCGGATACCCGGAAAATTCTTTTCGGGGGAGTAATGATCATTGCCGCTCTCCTTCTCTGCTCGCGATTGACCTTCGATGCCGACATCAGACAGTTCGATGGAAGTGATCGGAAGATTTCCCAGACTGAGGAGAAATTTCATCATATCTGGGGAGGAAAGGATGCCCCGGCGGTTCTGGTCGTGCCGGGGGAAAATCTGGAAGAAGCCCTGGAGCGGAACGAGCAGGTCTATCACCAGGCAGCGGGCCGGATAGGCGAAGATAATATTTCAAGCCTGGCTTTGCTCTGGCCATCGAGAAAAACCCGGCAGGAGAATGCAAACCGATGGGTCCGTTTCTGGAAACAGGGAAGGGAAGAAAAATTGAGAAATCTTCTTTCCGAATACGGCCAGAAGTATCATTTCTCGAAGGATGCCTTTTCTCCCTTCTTCGAGAGCCTGTATACAGGAGCGATTGTGGGGGATTTTACCCCCTTGCAGCGATTAAGAGATCGTTTTATCATGGAAGGAAAGGAAGGCAAGGATGGCTTCAGGGTATTGTCCTTTTTCCCGGATAAAGATCACTATCTCTCATCGCTCAAGGCCATATGCAGCCGTTATCCGGGAACCTTTGTCGTGTCCCGGAAAAATCTTTCCCAGGCGCTTTCCCGGTCGGTCTTTTCCGAAACCGTTTATTTATCGGGCATTGCTGCCGTATTGGTTGCGGCCATAACCCTTCTTCTGCTGAAAAGCATCCGGCTGTCCATCCTGGCCCTTCTTCCCTCGGTCACGGGTATTGCGGTGGCTCTCGGCATCATGCCGCTTATGCGTTTACCCTTGAATGCGGCCAATATCATGGCTGCCATGATCGTGGCTGGCCTGACCAGCGATTATGGCATATTCATGGTCTATGCGTGCAAGTATCGATTAAATACCGGAACCCGGACAGCGATATCATTGTCGGCGATCACCACGCTGGTTGGTACCGCAGTATTGCTATTTGCCCGGCATCCGGTCCTGTTTTCAATCGGATTGACCCTGACGGCAGGGGTGTTCCCAGGATTCATCTCCTCGATGATGATTGTCCCTGCCCTGTATGCCCAATGGATTAAAGTGGAAAGGGAACCTTTGCCAGTATGCGGCCTCTGATAATTATCATGGTATTCTTTATGGGATTGCTCGTGGGCGGCTGCGCCCGGACTCCTTTTCAACCGGCGTTGTGCCTGCCGGTTAAAGGGCTCGATCCCCGGGCAGTCCGGGAACAGTTTTCCCGGCTGATTCCGGAAAAGTTTCAGCTTGTCAACACCATCGTTTTCACCTATGGTCAATACACCTTTTCTGCAATCGGGTATACGGATATCGATAGTCAAAAGAACGCCTTCACCGTGGCCGGTATCAATCCTCTGGGCGTAAAACTCTTTGAGCTTGCCGGTGACAGTCAGGGGGTCGAGTGCAGGTTTGCTCTCGAAGAGTTTGCCCGTCACGGGAACTTTGCTCAGGCCGTAGCCGACGATATCAGGAGGATATATTTTGACCGCCTTCCCTCTCCCGAAGCCAGGGTGCGAAAAAAGAAATACCGGATCATCTTCCGGCAGCCGGGTACAGAAGGCACTCTGGAGTATGTTTTTGCCGGGGCCGATAACCTGCTGGTTGAAAAGAATTGTTATCAGGAGAATAATCGCCTGTGGAGTATTTCCTATTATGAATACCAGCAAAAAGACGGGAAATTCCATCCAACCGGCATTATTCTTAACAATCATCACTATCATTATCGGTTAACTCTCCGATTAAAGGAAATCCGGTCGTGAATAGACTGAGCGATGAAATTGAACACAGCATGTTTGGCCTGCGGGAGGGCTCCGAAGGCGTTATTGAAGCGCATTTTTCGTTTCCGCCGGAGTTCATCGGTTTTCAGGGCCACTTTCCCGGAAAGCCCATTCTTCCGGGTGTATGCAAAATTCAGGCAACCCTGCTGATTCTCAAGACCTGGAAAAGGAAAAAGGTTGCTCTGAAGGAAATCGTTCTGGCAAAGTTTTTTTCTCCCGTTACCTGCGGCCAGGAAGTGGTCTTTACCTGCCGGGAATGTAAGAGCGGTGGCAGCCGGGAAACCCTGATAAAGGCCCTGGTAGAGAGTGAAGGGAAAAAAGTTGCCGAGCTGCATCTGAAAGTAGTTATTTCTCCTGAGGAGGGGGGCTCATGCATCGCAGAATGAAATGCTATTTCGAGCGTGTTGCCGGAGCACCTGACCCTCTGGTGTTTCGCCTGAAAAGACGGGTGAGGTTCAGCGAGGTTGACGTTATGGGGATAAGCTGGCACGGGAGATACCCGGTGTACTTCGAGGAAGGATCGGCTGAGCTTGGCAGGCGCTGCGGCCTTTCCTATCAGGATTTCTATGAGGCAAACATCCGGGCCCCGATTGTGCAATTGCATATCGATTATCACCGCCCCCTGTACCTCGATGAGGAATTTACCATCGTGGCCTCGTACCTGTGGAGCGAAGGTGCCCGGCTGAATACTGAATACTCGCTGATCAAACAGGAGGGGAGCGTCGCTGCAAGCGGCTATACCGTCCAGATGTTTATCGACAGCGTCAGCCAGGAGCCGTATCTCATTTCCCCGGACCTTCTTGAGCGGTTCCGCAGACGATGGCAGGCAGGAGAATTTGCATGCCTCACCTGAAAGCACTGGCCGTGGCCAGTGATCTGGTCACTCCCTACGGATGGGGCATTGAAGCCTGCTGGCAGGGGCTTTTGTCCGGCAAGACCGCCATCCGGCCCCTGGAACGCTTTTCCACCGGGCACTTATTGACCGGCAAAGCAGCCACCATACCGGGCCTGAAGGTAATAAGCCCGGATGAATCACTGGTAATGCAGATGCTGACTCCTCTTCTGAGAAAGGCATCCGGCCTTATTCCTGCGGACGCTCTGGTGATACTGGCAACCACCACCGGAGAGATAGACTTTCTGGAACGGTCGGTTATCGAGGGAAGGGCATCGGCCGGGGAGAGCCGTTTGGATTGCCTGCTCGGTAAAGTGGTGCAATTGGCCGGATCAGCCAGACCGGGAATAATCATTTCGGCAGCCTGTGTTTCGTCGAGTACCGCCATTGCCCGGGCAGCCTCCCAGATCCGGGATGGTGTGGATGATTGCCTGCTCGTTGTGGCCTGTGACAGTGTGAGTGAGTTTGTCATGGCCGGGTTCTCCACCCTGATGGCCCTGGACAAAGACATGGCCCGGCCCTTTGACCAAAACAGAGGAGGCTTGAGCCTCGGTGAGGCAGCCGGATTTATCTTACTGATGAGCGAAGAGCGGGCCATGCGGGAAAACCGGCCGGTTATCGGAGAAATCGCCGGTTGGGGATTGACCAGTGATGCCAACCATATGACCGGACCTTCGCGGGATGGCCGCGGGCTGGCCCTGGCTGTTGAAAAAGCCCTCCGGTCAGCCGGGCTCCCTGACGATAGTGTGGGATCCATAGCTGCACATGGTACGGGAACGGTGTATAATGACGCTATGGAGATGAAAGCCTTCAAAAGGATTTTTACAAATCAGGCCATTCCGACTTACTCCATCAAAGGCGGAACAGGACATACCCTGGGAGCCGCAGGTCTGGTGGAAGCGATTGTCGCATTTCGGTCCTTGCAGGAAAAGGTTATCCCCCCTACGGTAAATATGCGCTGCGTCGATGAAGAAGCCAAAGGCTGGGTTTCCCCGCAGCCGCAGCCGTTCAACGGGCAGGTAACGGTTTCCACCAACTCCGGATTCGGAGGCTTGAATGCCGCCCTGGTGCTTAAAGTATAATGTGAAGTGATATAAATTAACGGAGTAAGAATGGAGTAACATGGAGTAACCATGATTAAGGAACTGAGGTTAATAAACTGGAAAAGCTTCGAAGACGCAACACTTCACATCGATCCGCTCACTGTCATTATCGGGGCTAACGCAAGCGGAAAATCCAATGCCCTTGACGCTCTTCTGTTTCTTCAGCGGATAGCCTTTGGCCGCTCCATTACGGCGACAATCGCTGGAGATACCGAATTGTCCAATATTCGAGGTGGCATTGAGTGGGTGGTTAGAAAACCGGAAACAAGTTTTGGTCTGGAAGTTCTGGTTCAAGACCCAAGGCAAGAAACAATCGAATACCGGTACACGATCAAGATTGCCGCCAATAGCGTGCGTGCAGAGTTGGCAAGCGAGTCGCTCGTGCGAATGAAATATAGACCTTACAGCTCAACACCAATTGAACAGAAACTCTATTACACAAACCTGGAAGACACTTCCGCTGCGGCCATTCCAACCTACTTTTCTTCTGGAAAACAGGGGAGAGGAAAGCGGATCGATCTGAACCGGGCTTATAGCATTCTCAGCCAGATGGAAACACAGAGCTTTCGCAAAGAGGTGTCTGAAGGAGCACGACTGGTTCAGGAAAATTTTCAGCGCATCTTCATTTTAGATCCCATTCCGAGTCACATGCGCAACTACTCGCCCTTTTCCGACAAGCTCAAGTCTGATGGCGCAAACATTGCCGGTGTACTTGCGGCCCTCCCGAAAGAGCGGAAGGAAGAAGTGGAAGTCATCCTGACCAGCTACCTGAAACAAATGCCTGAGCGGGATATCAAACGGGTCTGGACAGAACCTGTCGGCAAATTTGAGACCGACGCCATGCTTTATTGTGAGGAAGGATGGCCGGGTTCCAGAGAACAAGATACTGTTGACGCCAGGGGCATGTCCGACGGGACATTGCGCTATCTGGCTATCATCACTGCTTTGCTGACTCGTGAAGAAAATAGCTTGCTGGTCGTAGAGGAAGTAGATAACGGACTGCATCCGTCGCGTGCCCATATCCTGGTGAAAATGCTTCAAGAGCTGGGGAATCAGCGAAACATCGAT
The sequence above is a segment of the bacterium genome. Coding sequences within it:
- a CDS encoding DUF3261 domain-containing protein, translating into MGLLVGGCARTPFQPALCLPVKGLDPRAVREQFSRLIPEKFQLVNTIVFTYGQYTFSAIGYTDIDSQKNAFTVAGINPLGVKLFELAGDSQGVECRFALEEFARHGNFAQAVADDIRRIYFDRLPSPEARVRKKKYRIIFRQPGTEGTLEYVFAGADNLLVEKNCYQENNRLWSISYYEYQQKDGKFHPTGIILNNHHYHYRLTLRLKEIRS
- a CDS encoding radical SAM protein; translated protein: MQTCPSKIRNFEFSREEIEEAVRADRLLSLEIEFSLRCNFRCSYCYQPESSVFEHELTEEEIRDVILQAKDLGARKIVILGGEPMVYPHILEVIAFIRQQGLDIEMFTNGFQITAAVAGYLFNHQVMVVLKMNTHDEKTQDMLAGKKGAYKIIQTAFLHLKQAGYPSEKAPLAVSTIICRQNIDDLAGMWQWLRNQNIIPYFEMITPQGNARQNAWLAVDSKKVFDVFQQIADIDRRQYGQCWDPQPPLVGNKCLRHRFSCLVNSQGDVMPCVGVGIPIGNIREHRLSDILQGSEVVRDLKNFRHTIKGPCRRCEKLESCYGCRGAAYQLTGDYLASDPLCWKNADRQDEIVTLPISAHEIIPQKEPMRVIDSLLKLGERTAEVSVTIREDMPGVDENGMIDQTLYLEMMAQAVAAQKGFKYLGTSQSPPDGFLLGARNLEILGSACVGDTLTVMVTQSVQYGDFGLVQGTVVRGGQVLARGEIKVWQNTSQEAVA
- a CDS encoding outer membrane lipoprotein carrier protein LolA, with protein sequence MKQQAIVFMVWFLLFGICRLSEPAMQEAGRPDTPQIVTILKRLEGKMSGIKTLRTSFTQEKNLAVFDRKLILKGTIFLQKPDLFAWHVKDPVRYSLLIKGGAVTQWDEESGKVQHISLAKNPGYQIVTRQLQEWFSGTYTSLLEHYEVRVLNHDPVCLKFDPRKDALASKAITSVTVTFDKDERYIQTISIQEKNGDGTLLTFTDTQLNIPIDARAWEVK
- a CDS encoding beta-ketoacyl-[acyl-carrier-protein] synthase family protein, which translates into the protein MPHLKALAVASDLVTPYGWGIEACWQGLLSGKTAIRPLERFSTGHLLTGKAATIPGLKVISPDESLVMQMLTPLLRKASGLIPADALVILATTTGEIDFLERSVIEGRASAGESRLDCLLGKVVQLAGSARPGIIISAACVSSSTAIARAASQIRDGVDDCLLVVACDSVSEFVMAGFSTLMALDKDMARPFDQNRGGLSLGEAAGFILLMSEERAMRENRPVIGEIAGWGLTSDANHMTGPSRDGRGLALAVEKALRSAGLPDDSVGSIAAHGTGTVYNDAMEMKAFKRIFTNQAIPTYSIKGGTGHTLGAAGLVEAIVAFRSLQEKVIPPTVNMRCVDEEAKGWVSPQPQPFNGQVTVSTNSGFGGLNAALVLKV
- a CDS encoding AAA family ATPase, translating into MIKELRLINWKSFEDATLHIDPLTVIIGANASGKSNALDALLFLQRIAFGRSITATIAGDTELSNIRGGIEWVVRKPETSFGLEVLVQDPRQETIEYRYTIKIAANSVRAELASESLVRMKYRPYSSTPIEQKLYYTNLEDTSAAAIPTYFSSGKQGRGKRIDLNRAYSILSQMETQSFRKEVSEGARLVQENFQRIFILDPIPSHMRNYSPFSDKLKSDGANIAGVLAALPKERKEEVEVILTSYLKQMPERDIKRVWTEPVGKFETDAMLYCEEGWPGSREQDTVDARGMSDGTLRYLAIITALLTREENSLLVVEEVDNGLHPSRAHILVKMLQELGNQRNIDVIVTTHNPALLDALGNRMVPFITVAHRDMSTGASTFTLLEEIEQLPKLMASGTIGRLTTEGKIEAALKSAGRRGR
- a CDS encoding acyl-CoA thioesterase — translated: MHRRMKCYFERVAGAPDPLVFRLKRRVRFSEVDVMGISWHGRYPVYFEEGSAELGRRCGLSYQDFYEANIRAPIVQLHIDYHRPLYLDEEFTIVASYLWSEGARLNTEYSLIKQEGSVAASGYTVQMFIDSVSQEPYLISPDLLERFRRRWQAGEFACLT